Part of the Paenibacillus sp. JNUCC32 genome is shown below.
CTCATGCTTGTGGTTTACGGCTTGACTGGAATGGTCATTTCCAAATCCTTCAGATAGGTTTTATCTCCTACGCTATCCTGATCTTGCCCTATAACACTCCAATCCTTTGGATTGACGGTCAGCGTAAACGGCTTAATCGTAATGGATTTCGGCGTTCCGTTCAGAGGACTGTACAATTGGTCGATATGATATTCGGTTTGGGGTTCGCTATGGAAATATTCGAATTTTCTTGGACTCAGGACATTTCCTTGATCATCCACCAGCTCATAATAGACCATGCTGGCGCTGTATTCGCCTGTTTGCTCTGCAGAAGCCGGCACCTCGCCTTTACTGTCCAGAACCAGTCGGGTCGATACCGGTGAAATATCCAATTGCTTGACGGTATAACTGAATGGCCCATCCGATTTCGTGGCCTGATCCGGCTTCACGACAATCGATGGATTAGCGACATTTACAGGAATCTTGAATTCGAAGGTTTCGTTCACTTGAGTTACGTTGGCCTGAATGGTCAGCTCGAATTGATCGGGTAATTTCAGACCCTTGGTAAGCTCAACGATATAGGCATTGTCCTGTTGCGGATAATCTCCAAAGGTCCCCTCGCCCATCGCCACTTCTTGTCCGTCTACCAGAATTCGCGGCATTTCGATATAGCCTTTTTCCTGATCTTCCTTAGCTACTTTCCTCGACTTAACATACTCACTATCCTGATTACCGATTAACGTAGCATCTTCGCTAATATACGGAGAAGCTGTACCCGGTAAATCCACTCCCTCGCGCTCCAGGATAAAGGACAACCGGGTTCCATCATATAGGAGGTCAGCTACCTTCAATGTCACGCCATCGTGAGTTAAGCTCAAGTTAGGTTCGGATAGGATCCCTTGCTCTATGGCGGCTTTCACTGCATCTTCGCTGGTTCCTTCGTATAGTACACCGAGCACTGGAATTTGCTTCAGGGTTGCTGCCATTACCGGCGATACAAACCCCGAACCGATCACGGTTCCTCCCAGCACAGCTGCCGCGGACGCAACGAGTATCGCTCTTTTAATAACATTCGGTTTAGGTTTGGTTGATAATCTTGTCATTTCACGCTCTCCAATTCGGTTCATGATTTGATCACTCATACTTCTCGGTAAAGACGATTCGCGAATCCTTTGTTCGAGTGCATTCATCTCAGCGTATTCCGTTTGTTCCGGCAATTGTCCCACGTGCCACCTCTCCTTTTTGGCTTATTCGGTCCATTAACTTATGACGCAAGCGTTCATACTTTTTCCTGATCGTTGCCGATTTGAGTCCCATGATGCCGCTGATTTCCTCGAAGGTATACTGTTCTACGGCCTTGAGCAGCAATATATGGCGTTCTTCTGCTGTAAGGTATGTTAAGAGCTCGTACACAACCGAATCGTGCTGGGATACTGTCACCACCGGCTGCTGTTCTTTATAATGCTCGATCAGATTGAGAAAACGATTCTGCTTTCTCTTAATATTGATCAGATGATGATAGGCCATTTTATACAACCAGGCAGAGAAGGATACTTGTCTCTTATACAGATGAAGATGCTCATAAGCACGGATAAAGATCTCTTGCACGGCATCTTCCGTCTCCGCATGGTTCTTCAGAATATAGTAGCAGTAGGTGTACATCTGCCGTTCAAACTGGACGATGATCGCTTGATATGCATGTTTGTCTCCTGCTTTGACTTGTTCGATAACCTCTTCGATGGCCTTTCTTTTTCCTTCCGCTTCCCCGGGGATGGTTGGCTGCAAGCGAGCTCACCTCCTTCTTTGTTTACCTATATAACAATCCGAACAAGGGATTTTGTGACACGATTTATTTGATGTGGAGAATGCGCATGAATAAGACCCTGCCGCTAATAGAGTCCGGATGCTCTGAAAGGGCATAATTCTGTGTCGTTACGGGCGGCTACAGCTTCGGGTAACTCTTAACGTAATTCAAGAATCGTTTCGTTGCCGGAGATACTTCCCGCAAGGAGCTTACCGCAATGCCAAGCGATCTGAAGCTCTTTTCCTTCAATTCGATCAGCCGTATATTCCGCCGCTGCCCTCGCAGCACAAGTTCGGGAAGAATGCTGATGCCCAGGCCCTTCTCCACCATGGCCATAATGGCATAATCGTCTCCAAGCGTATATTTGATATCCGGCTTGGTCGGGGCTTTCTCCAGCACCCGGTTCACATCGTAATCGGAGCCTTTGCTTGGCATAATAAACGGTTCATTCTCAATTTGGGCTAAGGCAATGGAGTCCTCGGAGCTAAGCGGATGTTCCATTGGCAGCAGTACGAGCATCGGGTCTTGATGCAGAGGAATCGCATCGAATGTATCCCACGTCGGAAGTGACAGAAAGCCGCAATCAATTTTGCCCTCCGCGATCCAATCCTCAATTTCCCGATAATCTCCTTCGACCAAACGAATCTCGATATGGGGATAATCCCGCCGGAAATCCTGGATAATCCCAGGCAGCCAGTGAACGCCGACGCTGGTAAAGGTGCCGATGTGAATGGTTCCCAGCTCGATTCCATGAATGGAAGCCACCTGCTGCTCCAAATGCTCGTTCCATTTCAATATTTCCCGCATCGTCTTCACGATCTCCTCGCCATTGGTCGTCAACTTCGCGCCTGAACGGTTTCGAATCAGCAGCGAGAATCCGAACTCATCTTCCAGGCTGTTGATCATATGGCTGACGCCGGACTGCGTAAATCCCATCACTTCGGCGGCTTTGGTCAAGCTTCCGAGCTCGACGACCTTTACTAGTACTTTGAATTTATTAATACTCATAGGGAATCCTCCGGTTTATTTTATACATGAATTTTACTCATGTTTATTATTAAGAACATTCGTTTTACTTGTCTATTGTACGTGAGTATACTGATTCTGTTCAATCACTTGAAGGAGGAAGAAGAACTTGAAACCGCTGAAGGCCGATCTTATGATTTTGTTTATCACCATGTGTTGGGGCTCGTCCTATCTTTTTATGAAAATGGGACTGGATTCGCTCGGAGCGTTCAATTTGATAGCCCTACGATTTGGATTGGCCTTTATGCTTGCAGGAGCGATTTTTTTCCCGCGCTTGCGCCGGGCTAACCTGAAGACGATCCGTTACGCCATGCTCCTGGGCTTTATTTTGTTTATCATGTTCACGGCCTTGACCTTTGGCCTGAAAACAACGACAGCATCCAATGCCGGGTTTCTGATCAGCTTAACGGTGGTGTTTGTCCCATTGATACATACGTTCCTCTTTAAGAAAAAAATAGAGAAGAAACTGATCGTCAGTATTTTACTTGCCTTAACGGGCATCGCGCTGCTGACCATCCAGCTCCCTTTTGCATTTAAGATCGGGGACCTGTTCTGCATAGCGGCGGCATTATGTTATGCGCTTCATATCAATATCGTCAGCACGGCTGCGCAGAAGGTCGACGCGTTAAGCCTCGGCATCCTGCAGCTGGGATTTACCGGATTGTATGCGTTCCTCTCGTCACTTCTCTTGGAAACACCGGCATGGCCAAGCTCCACCGACTCATGGACGGCTGTCCTGATCCTCAGCGTCGTATGCAGCGGATTGGGGTTCATCTTCCAGACGATCGCCCAGAAGTATACAACCGCCACCCGAACGGGTCTCGTATTTTCGCTGGAACCTGTATTCGCCGCGCTGTTCGGATACTGGTTTGCCAACGAGGTCATGGATTCCAACCAGTATGCAGGAGCTGCGCTTGTCCTTCTTAGCGTTGTTCTATCCAGCGTTGATGTGAACTTCAGGAAACGGTCGGCCATGAAAAACAGACCCGTTGCGTTGGAGTCCTATTCTGCTGAATTCAAGTAAAAAAGCTTGACTTATCTCTAAAAAATTTATATCTTTATATCACGGCTTAACTGAGGGCGATATCAGTTATGCAGGAACGTGATTAAAGGGGAGTAGCTGTCACAGCAAAGTCGTCATTACGGGAAATGTCCCCGGCTTTGTTGGCAACGATTCGTTGTTTGCGAGACCTTTACCACACACTCTGTGGTGAAGGTCTCTTTTTGATTTCAAAAGGCCTTCACCTGCCGGTGGAGGTCTTTTTTGTGCCTTCAATAATACAACAAGGAGGAAATGGCATGGAGCTTTTATTGGAGTATGGATGGGTGCTGTTAGTGCTCATCGCACTGGAAGGATTGCTGGCGGCGGATAATGCGCTGGTCCTTGCCATCATGGTCAAACATTTACCGGAGAACCAGCGCAAAAAGGCTTTATTCTACGGGCTGCTCGGAGCCTTTGTGTTCCGGATCGGATCGCTGTTCTTAATCTCGTTCCTGGTGGATGTATGGCAGGTACAAGCCATCGGCGCACTCTATCTTCTTTACATTTCGATCAATCACACGTTGAAACACTTTATTAAAGGCAAGAAACCGACGGAAGACGCAAAACCGAAACCGGACAAGCCCAAGAAGCAATCCGGCTTCTGGATGACCGTCTTCAAGGTCGAAGTGGCGGACATCGCGTTTGCCGTAGACTCGATCCTCGCAGCCGTTGCGTTGGCTGTCGCATTGCCGCCAAGCGGATTGGCGAACATCGGCGGCCTGGACGGAGGTCAATTCATCGTCATCTTCCTGGGCGGATTCATTGGTTTGATCATCATGCGCTTTGCGGCATCCTACTTCGTGAAATTGCTGCAGCAGCGTCCCGGACTGGAAGTGGCGGCATTTCTGATTGTTGGTTGGGTAGGCGTCAAGCTTGCGGTGATTACCCTTGCACACCCTGATGTAGCCCTAATCGACCATCACTTCCCTGAGAGCTCGATCTGGAAGGCTTCCTTCTATATCGTTCTCGTGCTGATTGCCGTGATCGGATGGTTTGGCTCTTCGAAAGAGAAAGTGCAGGATGAAGACAATGCCATCAAGGAAGTGGAAGAACAACAGCCGGGCAAAACGCTGCAAGGCTAAATCCTCTTCCGCGTGCAATGTATACCAGGCACGAGGCAACTTCATAACATGATTCATCAAACAGGACAAGGCGATTTGCTGACGGTGCTTCAACCGTTCACAAATCGCCTTTCTTCTTGCTTAGATTGTCAATTGCATATGATATAAATTCGCGTAAGCGCCTTGACGGGCAAGCAATTCTTCATGCGTGCCCTGTTCTTGGATCCCGTCTTCGGACAATACGACGATTCGCTGGGCATTCCGTACCGTTGTCAACCGATGAGCGATGACAAGCGTTGTTCGATTATCGCTTAACCGTTCCAGCGAATCTTGGACCGCTCTCTCGCTTTCATTGTCCAGGGAGCTGGTCGCTTCGTCAAATATGAGAATCGGCGGGTTCTTCAGGAACACACGCGCAATGCTGAGCCGCTGCTTCTGTCCTCCGGAGAGCTTGACGCCGCGCTGGCCGATATCCGTTTCATAACCGTCCGGCAGTGCCATGATGAAATCATGGGCATTCGCTCTTTTGGCTGCTGCGATGATCTCATCCTCGCTGGCCTCCATGTTGCCATACCGGATGTTATCGAAGACGGAGCCGGCAAACAAATATACATCCTGCTGCACGATCCCGATATTTTTTCTTAAAGAGTGCTGCGTAATCTCCCGGATATCGCGCCCATCCAGCAGTATGCGTCCTTCACTAACTTCATAAAAACGCGGAATCAGCGAACACAGCGTGGTCTTGCCTACGCCTGAGGGACCAACCAGAGCAACATACTCGCCAGGCTTGATGCTCAGCGATACCTGGTTCAGCACGTATCCATAGCGGTCCTTGTATCTGAAGCTGACATTCTGAAACTCGATGTTCCCCTGAACCTGCGTGATCGTCTCGGCAAAATCGGCATCCTCGATATCGGGCTCTACCTCCAGGATCTCCATGAACCTGTCAAATCCCGTAATGCCTTCCTGGTACAGTCTGGCGAAGTTAACCATGCGCTGGATCGGTTCGATCAGAATGCCGATGCATAAGAAAAAGGTCAGCAAATCCGCCAGTTCCAGCGAGGCTTCCACGATTGCGGCTCCGCCGAACACAATAACGGTAATCGTAATAAGCTGGGTAAACCCGACCAGCCCTTCGTGAAAGTACGTTTCGCTCTTATACCCTTCCCTTCTGCTGTCAACGAACCGCTTGTTGGCATAGGCGAATTTCCCCTTCTCTATATGCTCGTTCGTAAAAGACTTCACCACGCGGATACCCGAAAGAGAATCCTCTACCTGTGCATTGATATCCTCGATCCGGTCCTTGCTTACCCGCAACGCCGCGTTCATCTTCTTATTATAGTAAAAAGCAAACGCGGCCATAAATGGGAGAAAGAGAAATACGATCAGGGTAAGCTTCACGTCGATATACATTAAGATGATGAATGCACCCAGGAACTTCAGAACGGAAATGACGATATCTTCGGGACCATGGTGATACAATTCGGTCAGCGACAGAATGTCATTGGTGGTCCGTGTCATTAG
Proteins encoded:
- a CDS encoding DMT family transporter; protein product: MKPLKADLMILFITMCWGSSYLFMKMGLDSLGAFNLIALRFGLAFMLAGAIFFPRLRRANLKTIRYAMLLGFILFIMFTALTFGLKTTTASNAGFLISLTVVFVPLIHTFLFKKKIEKKLIVSILLALTGIALLTIQLPFAFKIGDLFCIAAALCYALHINIVSTAAQKVDALSLGILQLGFTGLYAFLSSLLLETPAWPSSTDSWTAVLILSVVCSGLGFIFQTIAQKYTTATRTGLVFSLEPVFAALFGYWFANEVMDSNQYAGAALVLLSVVLSSVDVNFRKRSAMKNRPVALESYSAEFK
- a CDS encoding DUF4179 domain-containing protein, with the protein product MGQLPEQTEYAEMNALEQRIRESSLPRSMSDQIMNRIGEREMTRLSTKPKPNVIKRAILVASAAAVLGGTVIGSGFVSPVMAATLKQIPVLGVLYEGTSEDAVKAAIEQGILSEPNLSLTHDGVTLKVADLLYDGTRLSFILEREGVDLPGTASPYISEDATLIGNQDSEYVKSRKVAKEDQEKGYIEMPRILVDGQEVAMGEGTFGDYPQQDNAYIVELTKGLKLPDQFELTIQANVTQVNETFEFKIPVNVANPSIVVKPDQATKSDGPFSYTVKQLDISPVSTRLVLDSKGEVPASAEQTGEYSASMVYYELVDDQGNVLSPRKFEYFHSEPQTEYHIDQLYSPLNGTPKSITIKPFTLTVNPKDWSVIGQDQDSVGDKTYLKDLEMTIPVKP
- a CDS encoding LysR family transcriptional regulator yields the protein MSINKFKVLVKVVELGSLTKAAEVMGFTQSGVSHMINSLEDEFGFSLLIRNRSGAKLTTNGEEIVKTMREILKWNEHLEQQVASIHGIELGTIHIGTFTSVGVHWLPGIIQDFRRDYPHIEIRLVEGDYREIEDWIAEGKIDCGFLSLPTWDTFDAIPLHQDPMLVLLPMEHPLSSEDSIALAQIENEPFIMPSKGSDYDVNRVLEKAPTKPDIKYTLGDDYAIMAMVEKGLGISILPELVLRGQRRNIRLIELKEKSFRSLGIAVSSLREVSPATKRFLNYVKSYPKL
- a CDS encoding RNA polymerase sigma factor, which translates into the protein MQPTIPGEAEGKRKAIEEVIEQVKAGDKHAYQAIIVQFERQMYTYCYYILKNHAETEDAVQEIFIRAYEHLHLYKRQVSFSAWLYKMAYHHLINIKRKQNRFLNLIEHYKEQQPVVTVSQHDSVVYELLTYLTAEERHILLLKAVEQYTFEEISGIMGLKSATIRKKYERLRHKLMDRISQKGEVARGTIAGTNGIR
- a CDS encoding TerC family protein, translating into MELLLEYGWVLLVLIALEGLLAADNALVLAIMVKHLPENQRKKALFYGLLGAFVFRIGSLFLISFLVDVWQVQAIGALYLLYISINHTLKHFIKGKKPTEDAKPKPDKPKKQSGFWMTVFKVEVADIAFAVDSILAAVALAVALPPSGLANIGGLDGGQFIVIFLGGFIGLIIMRFAASYFVKLLQQRPGLEVAAFLIVGWVGVKLAVITLAHPDVALIDHHFPESSIWKASFYIVLVLIAVIGWFGSSKEKVQDEDNAIKEVEEQQPGKTLQG
- a CDS encoding ABC transporter ATP-binding protein, which translates into the protein MNSRTKKFLSYYKPYLGLLFADLACAFVVSAITLTLPLCIRYITINVLEGNSQSPLVQIYAVGAVMLAMVIIHTLCDMFISYKGHMMGAYMESDMRRELFDHFQKLSFGFYDEHKTGQLMTRTTNDILSLTELYHHGPEDIVISVLKFLGAFIILMYIDVKLTLIVFLFLPFMAAFAFYYNKKMNAALRVSKDRIEDINAQVEDSLSGIRVVKSFTNEHIEKGKFAYANKRFVDSRREGYKSETYFHEGLVGFTQLITITVIVFGGAAIVEASLELADLLTFFLCIGILIEPIQRMVNFARLYQEGITGFDRFMEILEVEPDIEDADFAETITQVQGNIEFQNVSFRYKDRYGYVLNQVSLSIKPGEYVALVGPSGVGKTTLCSLIPRFYEVSEGRILLDGRDIREITQHSLRKNIGIVQQDVYLFAGSVFDNIRYGNMEASEDEIIAAAKRANAHDFIMALPDGYETDIGQRGVKLSGGQKQRLSIARVFLKNPPILIFDEATSSLDNESERAVQDSLERLSDNRTTLVIAHRLTTVRNAQRIVVLSEDGIQEQGTHEELLARQGAYANLYHMQLTI